The following are encoded together in the Paludisphaera mucosa genome:
- a CDS encoding substrate-binding domain-containing protein translates to MANSLALDTNLRGSRLLRGWSQEDLARASGLSRAGVSAIETGRLVPSAAAALALAAALDCRVEDLFRLRGPDVPEAAWAWPPGREPCRYWRAEVGGRRMLYPYEPTLAGAVAHDGVFEGGRFREGDEDEAGRTLVMAGCDPAVGFLAAGLARVANVRLIALPRSSRAALDLLGRGLVHVAGVHLAGADEPGGNGSIVREALGAGYELVRAASWEEGVALAPCVRASSVRAAVDSKLRWVGREIGSGARRCLDELLEGRSPPRRIASDHRGVAEAVRHGWADAGVCLRLVVEEAGLGFLPVRNEGYDLCFPERLEGDHRIQALLRVLRSPSHRKLLGELPGYDSAETGELRPVD, encoded by the coding sequence ATGGCAAACTCCCTCGCGCTCGACACGAATCTCCGCGGCAGCCGGCTCCTGCGGGGCTGGTCGCAGGAGGATTTGGCCCGAGCCTCCGGCCTCTCGCGTGCGGGCGTCAGCGCCATCGAGACCGGGCGCCTCGTCCCCTCGGCCGCGGCGGCCCTCGCCCTGGCCGCGGCGCTCGACTGCCGCGTCGAGGACCTGTTCCGCCTGCGGGGGCCCGACGTCCCCGAGGCGGCCTGGGCGTGGCCCCCGGGTCGCGAGCCGTGCCGATACTGGCGGGCCGAGGTCGGCGGCCGGCGAATGCTCTATCCGTACGAGCCGACCCTCGCGGGGGCCGTCGCCCACGACGGGGTCTTCGAGGGCGGACGCTTCCGCGAGGGCGACGAGGACGAGGCGGGCCGGACGCTGGTGATGGCCGGCTGCGACCCCGCGGTTGGATTCCTGGCCGCCGGGCTGGCCCGGGTCGCGAACGTCCGGCTCATCGCCCTGCCTCGTTCCAGCCGGGCGGCCCTGGACCTCCTCGGCCGCGGCCTGGTCCACGTCGCGGGCGTCCATCTCGCGGGGGCCGACGAGCCGGGCGGCAACGGGTCGATCGTCCGCGAGGCGCTGGGAGCGGGCTACGAGCTGGTCCGCGCAGCCTCCTGGGAGGAAGGCGTCGCCCTCGCGCCCTGCGTGCGCGCCTCGTCCGTGCGGGCGGCCGTCGATTCGAAGCTCCGCTGGGTGGGTCGGGAGATCGGGTCGGGGGCGCGACGGTGTCTCGATGAGCTTCTGGAAGGCCGGAGCCCGCCGCGAAGGATCGCCTCGGACCACCGCGGCGTGGCCGAGGCGGTGCGACACGGCTGGGCCGACGCGGGCGTCTGCCTGCGACTGGTCGTCGAGGAAGCGGGCCTGGGCTTCCTGCCCGTCCGAAACGAGGGCTACGATCTGTGCTTCCCCGAGCGGCTGGAGGGGGACCATCGGATCCAGGCCCTACTGCGGGTGCTGCGTTCCCCGTCCCATCGCAAGCTGCTGGGGGAGTTGCCCGGCTACGACAGCGCCGAGACAGGGGAGCTGCGACCGGTCGACTGA
- a CDS encoding TOBE domain-containing protein, with amino-acid sequence MAEVVTAVGDVELVAAMTRGSAERLGLKKGDEVKAVLKASEVLIDKP; translated from the coding sequence ATGGCTGAGGTCGTCACGGCCGTCGGCGACGTCGAACTGGTCGCCGCCATGACGCGCGGATCGGCCGAGCGGCTCGGCCTCAAAAAGGGGGACGAGGTGAAGGCCGTGCTCAAGGCGTCCGAGGTCCTCATCGACAAGCCTTGA
- a CDS encoding dienelactone hydrolase family protein → MRSFRKLAERCGVVRVDATRPVVAMLAAVLGAGLARGSEPGPDYRTIGPPIAGTKPLDMPGDLASQLVAGADRFLLRKIDESAAGRASHWKRDFSSAEAYPRSIEPNRRRLAHILGVRDPRVPFAEPARIQGEGLVSFVGDALEIHAIRWPVIGDVTGEGLLVQARGEGPSSGVIVVVPDADQTPEQLAGIEPGLPPERQVARRLAESGFTVIAPVLIDRAVAPRMGGGAQLTSREFLQRPAFVLGRTLLGLEVQKVLAIVDSAAAGPEPRVGVFGYGEGGAVALYAAALDPRIDAACVSGYFDDRDDVWRQPVDRNVFGLLDQFGDAELASMIAPRPLVVEAAKAPEFVYGPGKGGAPGRIATPKLATVEAEVERARKLIAGLEPRPVLSVLASGDGQGPFASEPALAAFLAALEPTRKLAPVGPAPQGPRPTAAALVARQDRQLHEIDRHTQQLLVESPFVRKEFMKDLDTTSIEAYAKTVEPYRERFATEVVGRFDLERLPPNVRSRQIFDEPGFTGYEVVMDVFPDLFASGILLMPKGMKEGEKRPVVVCQHGLEGRPTDLADPRVENPAYHKYAVRLAERGFITFAPQNLYIFEDRFRTLQRKANPLGKTLFSMIVPQHQQITDWLKTLPQVDPARIAFYGLSYGGKSAMRIPPLVENYCLSICSADFNEWVWKNASTRSPHSYVRTGEYEIFEFDLGSTFNYAEMAALIAPRPFMVERGHHDGVSSDEAVAYEFAKVFNLYDARLKIGDRCEMEVFDGPHTINGKGTFRFLHKHLSRPEPR, encoded by the coding sequence ATGCGGTCTTTCAGGAAGCTCGCGGAGCGATGCGGCGTCGTCCGGGTGGATGCGACTCGTCCGGTCGTGGCGATGCTCGCGGCGGTTCTCGGCGCGGGGCTCGCCCGGGGTTCCGAGCCGGGGCCGGATTACAGGACGATCGGGCCGCCGATCGCCGGGACGAAGCCGCTCGACATGCCCGGCGATCTCGCCTCCCAACTCGTCGCGGGGGCCGACCGATTCCTGCTGCGGAAGATCGACGAATCGGCGGCCGGCCGGGCCTCGCACTGGAAGCGCGACTTCTCTTCGGCCGAGGCCTACCCACGGTCGATCGAGCCCAATCGTAGGAGGCTGGCGCACATCCTGGGCGTCCGCGATCCTCGCGTCCCTTTCGCCGAGCCCGCCCGCATCCAGGGCGAGGGGCTCGTCTCGTTCGTCGGCGATGCGCTTGAAATCCATGCGATCCGGTGGCCCGTGATCGGCGACGTCACGGGGGAGGGGCTTCTCGTCCAGGCCAGGGGGGAGGGGCCGTCGAGCGGGGTGATCGTCGTCGTCCCCGACGCCGACCAGACTCCCGAGCAACTCGCGGGAATCGAGCCCGGCCTCCCGCCCGAGCGTCAGGTCGCCCGACGCCTCGCCGAGAGCGGCTTCACCGTGATCGCGCCCGTCCTGATCGATCGCGCGGTCGCCCCCCGCATGGGCGGCGGCGCTCAGCTGACCAGCCGCGAATTCCTCCAACGTCCGGCGTTCGTGCTGGGACGGACGCTGCTCGGCCTGGAAGTCCAGAAGGTCCTGGCGATCGTCGATTCCGCCGCAGCCGGGCCGGAACCCCGGGTCGGCGTCTTCGGCTATGGCGAAGGGGGGGCCGTCGCGCTCTACGCCGCGGCGCTCGACCCGAGGATCGACGCCGCCTGCGTGAGCGGCTATTTCGACGATCGCGACGACGTGTGGCGGCAGCCCGTCGATCGCAACGTCTTCGGCCTCCTCGACCAGTTCGGCGACGCGGAACTGGCCTCGATGATCGCCCCTCGGCCCCTCGTCGTCGAGGCGGCGAAGGCCCCCGAGTTCGTCTACGGGCCGGGGAAGGGCGGCGCGCCGGGGCGGATCGCCACGCCGAAGTTGGCGACGGTCGAGGCGGAAGTCGAAAGGGCCCGGAAGCTGATCGCCGGCCTCGAACCGAGGCCCGTCCTCTCGGTCCTCGCCAGCGGAGACGGCCAGGGACCGTTCGCGTCCGAGCCCGCGCTCGCCGCGTTCCTCGCCGCTCTGGAGCCCACTCGAAAGCTCGCCCCGGTCGGCCCGGCGCCGCAGGGTCCGCGGCCGACCGCCGCCGCGCTCGTCGCGCGTCAGGACCGGCAGCTTCACGAGATCGACCGCCACACCCAGCAGTTGCTCGTCGAGAGCCCGTTCGTCCGCAAGGAGTTCATGAAGGACCTCGACACGACGTCGATCGAGGCCTACGCGAAGACGGTCGAGCCCTATCGCGAGCGGTTCGCGACCGAGGTCGTCGGCCGCTTCGACCTTGAAAGGCTCCCGCCGAACGTCCGCTCGCGGCAGATCTTCGACGAGCCCGGCTTCACGGGCTACGAGGTCGTCATGGACGTCTTCCCCGACCTCTTCGCCTCGGGGATCCTGCTGATGCCGAAGGGGATGAAGGAGGGCGAGAAACGCCCCGTGGTCGTCTGCCAGCACGGCCTGGAAGGGCGGCCGACGGACCTCGCCGACCCCCGGGTCGAGAACCCGGCCTATCACAAATACGCGGTCCGGCTGGCGGAGCGAGGCTTCATCACGTTCGCACCCCAGAATCTGTACATCTTCGAGGACCGCTTCCGCACCCTCCAGCGCAAGGCCAATCCGCTCGGCAAGACGCTCTTCTCGATGATCGTCCCCCAGCATCAGCAGATCACCGATTGGCTGAAGACCCTGCCTCAGGTCGACCCCGCGCGGATCGCCTTCTACGGGCTGAGCTACGGCGGGAAGTCGGCCATGCGGATCCCGCCGCTGGTCGAGAACTACTGCCTTTCCATATGCTCGGCCGACTTCAACGAATGGGTCTGGAAGAACGCGTCGACGCGAAGCCCGCACAGCTACGTCCGGACCGGAGAGTACGAGATCTTCGAGTTCGACCTGGGGAGCACGTTCAACTATGCGGAGATGGCCGCGCTGATCGCGCCTCGGCCGTTCATGGTCGAACGCGGCCATCACGACGGCGTCTCGTCCGACGAGGCCGTGGCGTACGAGTTCGCCAAGGTGTTCAACCTCTACGACGCCCGGCTCAAGATCGGCGACCGCTGCGAGATGGAGGTCTTCGACGGCCCCCACACGATCAACGGCAAGGGGACCTTCCGATTCCTCCACAAGCACCTCAGCCGGCCGGAGCCGAGGTGA
- a CDS encoding primary-amine oxidase, whose amino-acid sequence MLEPIQISSRKSTSLHPLEPLGAEEVRRAVEILRRSGKVTPTTRFVSVALREPAKGSVHGWDGGAKPPREASAVLFDNAANACYEADVALAAGEVSSWRHVPGVQPTMTIDEQVECEQAVLASPAFREALKAHTGVDDASLVMVDIWSAGNYGTEEDRTRRLARPLCFLRTDPTDNGYVRPIEGLRPVVDLNTMEVIRIEDHGRWPLPPGEANYAASRMPRFRDDIRPLEIVQPEGPSFEVEGYQVAWQKWKFVIGFNAREGLTLNHLRYVDDDRERSVLYRGSLTEMVVPYGDPGETQRRKNAFDVGEYGMGMCANSLELGCDCLGLIRYFDAHLCDSRGEPLTIKNAVCMHEEDYGILWKHTDRRLPDAPEVRRSRRLVVSSISTVENYEYGFFWYLYQDGTIQFEIKLTGILSMGAAHPGESPKFGVLVAPQLYAPNHQHFFNMRLDFDLDGVDNTVMQVDVVPDAIDEDNLFENAFFAKATPLKTEIQARSRLNLETARTWKIVNPSVKNHVGEPVGYKLLPGDNSVPYASPNAWWRRRARFVDNHVWVTPYSPDERYGAGDYPNQSSGDGDGLLRWTDQDRPIEDADVVLWYTFGHTHIPRPEDYPVMPAAYIGFTLKPVGFFPANPANDVPPSAKKASEKSCCH is encoded by the coding sequence GTGCTCGAACCCATCCAGATCTCGTCGCGGAAATCCACGTCGCTCCACCCGCTCGAGCCGCTGGGCGCCGAGGAAGTCCGGCGCGCCGTCGAGATCCTCCGGCGATCGGGCAAGGTCACGCCGACGACCCGGTTCGTCTCGGTCGCGCTGCGAGAGCCGGCGAAGGGATCGGTCCACGGCTGGGACGGCGGCGCGAAGCCGCCTCGCGAGGCCTCGGCGGTCCTGTTCGACAACGCCGCCAACGCCTGCTACGAAGCGGACGTCGCGCTGGCCGCCGGCGAGGTTTCGAGCTGGAGGCACGTCCCGGGCGTCCAGCCCACGATGACGATCGACGAGCAGGTCGAGTGCGAGCAGGCCGTGCTGGCCAGCCCCGCGTTTCGCGAAGCCCTCAAGGCCCACACCGGAGTCGACGACGCCAGCCTGGTGATGGTCGACATCTGGAGCGCGGGGAATTATGGGACGGAGGAGGACCGGACGCGACGGCTCGCCCGCCCGCTCTGCTTCCTGCGAACCGACCCGACCGACAACGGCTACGTCCGCCCCATCGAAGGCCTGCGCCCGGTCGTCGACCTCAACACGATGGAAGTGATCCGCATCGAGGATCACGGCCGCTGGCCGCTCCCCCCCGGCGAGGCCAACTACGCCGCGAGCCGGATGCCGCGGTTCCGCGACGACATACGTCCGCTGGAGATCGTCCAGCCCGAGGGGCCGAGCTTCGAGGTCGAGGGCTATCAGGTCGCGTGGCAGAAGTGGAAGTTCGTGATCGGCTTCAACGCCCGCGAAGGCCTGACGCTGAATCACCTGCGGTACGTCGACGACGATCGCGAGCGCTCGGTGCTCTATCGGGGCTCATTGACCGAGATGGTCGTCCCCTACGGCGACCCGGGCGAAACTCAAAGGCGCAAGAACGCGTTCGACGTCGGCGAGTACGGCATGGGCATGTGCGCCAACAGCCTGGAGCTGGGCTGCGACTGCCTGGGCCTGATTCGCTATTTCGACGCCCACCTGTGCGACAGCCGCGGCGAGCCGCTGACGATCAAGAACGCCGTCTGCATGCACGAGGAGGATTACGGCATCCTCTGGAAGCACACCGACCGCCGCCTCCCCGACGCCCCCGAGGTCCGCAGGTCGCGCCGGCTGGTGGTCTCGTCGATCTCCACCGTCGAGAACTACGAATACGGCTTCTTCTGGTACCTGTACCAGGACGGCACGATCCAGTTCGAGATCAAGCTCACCGGCATCCTCTCGATGGGCGCGGCGCATCCGGGCGAGTCGCCGAAATTTGGCGTCCTCGTCGCGCCCCAGCTTTACGCCCCCAATCATCAGCACTTCTTCAACATGCGGCTCGACTTCGACCTCGACGGCGTGGACAACACCGTGATGCAGGTCGACGTCGTGCCCGACGCGATCGACGAGGACAACCTGTTCGAAAACGCCTTCTTCGCAAAGGCGACCCCGCTCAAGACCGAAATCCAGGCCCGGTCGCGGCTCAACCTGGAGACCGCGCGGACGTGGAAGATCGTCAACCCTTCGGTGAAGAACCACGTCGGCGAGCCGGTGGGCTACAAGCTGCTCCCGGGCGACAATTCGGTCCCCTACGCCTCGCCGAACGCCTGGTGGCGCAGGCGGGCCCGGTTCGTCGACAACCACGTCTGGGTCACGCCGTACAGCCCCGACGAGCGCTACGGGGCCGGGGATTACCCCAACCAGAGCTCCGGCGACGGCGACGGCCTGCTCCGCTGGACGGACCAGGATCGGCCGATCGAGGACGCCGACGTCGTCCTCTGGTACACGTTCGGCCACACCCACATCCCCCGGCCCGAGGACTACCCGGTGATGCCCGCGGCGTACATCGGCTTCACCCTCAAGCCGGTCGGCTTCTTCCCCGCCAACCCGGCGAACGACGTCCCGCCGTCGGCGAAGAAGGCGTCCGAGAAGAGTTGCTGCCACTGA
- a CDS encoding glycoside hydrolase family 172 protein, with protein MNRFGWILVPFGIGLAAAGAANHFLAGRPLAAQSGGAPTLSSVAPGWNQGLAALPHLGSTRSRAITAENPTGEKARGGMAVPDPTEKKFPASGRAADKLGQGWKVRPFLRVDRGATATLMNVEGPGVIQHIWMVEGLKRAHVLRFYWDGEDSPSIEVPAPDFFAVGHERFAPVNSLAVVVNPRNALNCYWPMPFRRHARVTLTNESPAEDLDLLAYQIDYAEGEVPADSGYLHAQFRRARTDVENPYVILDGVRGRGRYVGTFLSWVQREKGWFGEGEVKFFLDGDDEFPTICGTGTEDYFGGSYGFPSSFSGPYSGTVLPASDAGEPPNFWSLYRWHLMDPVAFQSDLRVTVQALGWEGPFYKKLDDDIASVAYWYQTEPHAPFPKLPRLAERLATVLPTPGS; from the coding sequence ATGAATCGTTTTGGATGGATCCTGGTGCCGTTCGGGATCGGGCTGGCTGCAGCGGGCGCGGCGAATCACTTCTTGGCCGGGCGGCCCCTCGCCGCCCAGTCGGGTGGCGCGCCGACGCTTTCCTCGGTCGCTCCGGGATGGAACCAGGGCCTCGCCGCCCTCCCCCACCTGGGTTCGACTCGCTCGCGTGCGATCACGGCCGAGAACCCGACCGGCGAGAAGGCCAGGGGCGGCATGGCCGTCCCCGACCCCACCGAGAAAAAGTTCCCCGCCTCGGGTCGCGCCGCCGACAAGCTCGGGCAGGGCTGGAAGGTTCGGCCGTTCCTCCGGGTCGATCGCGGCGCGACCGCGACGTTGATGAACGTGGAGGGGCCGGGCGTCATCCAGCACATCTGGATGGTCGAGGGCCTGAAGCGCGCCCACGTCCTCCGCTTCTACTGGGACGGCGAGGACTCGCCCTCCATCGAGGTCCCCGCGCCCGATTTCTTCGCCGTCGGCCACGAACGGTTCGCCCCGGTGAACTCGCTCGCCGTGGTCGTCAACCCGCGCAATGCGCTGAACTGCTACTGGCCGATGCCCTTCCGCAGGCACGCGCGCGTCACGCTGACCAACGAATCGCCCGCCGAGGACCTCGACCTGCTGGCCTATCAGATCGACTACGCCGAGGGCGAGGTCCCGGCCGATTCGGGCTACCTCCACGCCCAGTTCCGCCGCGCCCGCACCGACGTCGAGAACCCGTACGTGATCCTCGACGGCGTCCGCGGACGGGGCCGGTACGTCGGCACGTTCCTGTCCTGGGTCCAGCGCGAGAAAGGCTGGTTCGGCGAGGGCGAGGTGAAGTTCTTCCTCGACGGCGACGACGAGTTCCCGACGATCTGCGGCACCGGGACCGAGGACTACTTCGGCGGCAGCTACGGCTTCCCGTCCTCGTTCAGCGGCCCCTACTCGGGCACCGTACTGCCCGCCAGCGACGCCGGCGAGCCGCCCAATTTCTGGAGCCTCTATCGCTGGCACCTGATGGACCCCGTCGCCTTCCAGAGCGACCTGCGAGTGACCGTTCAGGCCCTGGGCTGGGAGGGCCCCTTCTACAAGAAGCTCGACGACGACATCGCCTCGGTCGCCTACTGGTACCAGACCGAGCCCCACGCCCCCTTTCCGAAGCTTCCCCGCCTGGCGGAACGGCTGGCGACGGTGCTGCCGACGCCCGGATCCTGA
- a CDS encoding GNAT family N-acetyltransferase: MKNSRQLDNPIWTSLTTGHAATARIHGSARRYPGDVSPLAGLLEPSEEAFRDLAHLVGPDEAVALFTTEPVRAPGDWRVVRARLIDQMVWTEAAAAPATPAESSPPPLALDRPDVAEMTALAAATEPGPFLTRTIVMGRYYGIRSLEGRLAAMAGERLRPGRFTEISAVCTDPDFRGRGHARTLVAYLASQIRAAGGTPFLHVKSENGAKSLYEKLGFRVRRAIQLTVIARRG, from the coding sequence ATGAAGAACTCCAGGCAGCTCGATAACCCCATCTGGACCTCGCTGACGACGGGGCACGCCGCGACGGCTCGGATCCACGGCTCGGCGCGGCGGTATCCCGGCGACGTCTCGCCGCTCGCCGGATTGCTGGAGCCGTCGGAAGAAGCCTTCCGGGACCTCGCGCATCTGGTCGGCCCCGACGAGGCCGTGGCCCTGTTCACGACCGAGCCGGTCCGCGCGCCGGGCGACTGGCGAGTCGTCCGGGCCCGCCTGATCGACCAGATGGTCTGGACGGAGGCGGCCGCGGCCCCGGCGACGCCCGCGGAGTCGTCGCCGCCCCCCCTGGCACTGGACCGGCCCGACGTCGCGGAGATGACGGCCCTCGCCGCCGCGACCGAACCCGGGCCGTTCCTGACGCGGACCATTGTCATGGGTCGATATTATGGGATCCGTTCCCTCGAAGGTCGCCTCGCGGCGATGGCGGGGGAGCGGCTGCGGCCGGGCCGATTCACCGAGATCAGCGCGGTCTGCACCGATCCCGATTTCCGAGGTCGGGGGCACGCGCGGACGCTGGTCGCCTACCTGGCGTCGCAGATCCGCGCGGCGGGCGGGACCCCGTTCCTGCACGTGAAGTCGGAGAACGGCGCGAAGTCGCTCTACGAGAAGCTCGGCTTCCGCGTCCGGCGCGCGATCCAGCTCACCGTGATCGCCCGTCGCGGTTGA
- a CDS encoding efflux RND transporter permease subunit encodes MRIAHFFIDRPIFATVISIVITIFGAISYLALPAAQYPDIVPPTIVVRANYPGASPEVTADTVATPIEQEVNGVEDMLYMSSQCTVDGQMELTVTFKLGTDLDNAQVLVQNRVSSAEPRLPEEVRRQGVTTLKASPDILMVIHLVSPDHRYDQLYMSNYALIQVRDALSRIDGVGSINTPGLREYSMRIWLDPERLSHLSLIPSDVVKAMQGQNLQVASGVIGQAPQATKGDFQLTVKTLGRLIDPQQFSDIIIKTAEDGRVVRVGDVARIELGARDYTINSYVDGETGVGMAITQRPGSNALATAAALQETIDRLSKNFPEGLEYRIAYNPTVFVRESIDSVIHTLYEAAVLVVIVVLIFLQNWRATLIPLIAIPVSLVGTFAAMSAFGFSLNMLSLFGLVLAIGIVVDDAIVVVENVERHIKAGLSPRNAAHKAMDEVTAAVIAIAVGLSAVFVPTAFIAGISGQFYRQFALTIAVSTLISAFVSLTLSPALCAILLQPHGARKDWFGRLWDLAFGWFFRGFNRVFEGVSNRYARVVGWLLRRLAIPLLMYAVLIGLTCYGFRTVPAGFIPRQDKGYLITVIQLPDGASLARTDAIVRRASEIIRRNPVVGHTVEFVGYSGAARSNNPSAAVIFFGPPLPNERKHAHDQPNILNELVNVQRELMAIPDANIFVIPAPPVQGLGTSGGFKFLIQDREGHGARALQEATQELIAAARKEPALAGVFTIYGATTPQLFAEIDRVKAQMLDVPLTNIFDTLQVNLGSAYVNDFNLYGRTFQVRTQAEESFRDQAEDINQLKTRNATGEMVPLGSTVDVRWETGPDRVVRYNMYPAAEVQGDTAPGYSSGQAIQTIERLAREVLPQGMSIEWTDIAYQEQLAGNSALYIFPLCVLFVFLVHSAEYESWTLPLAIILIAPVCLPFALGGVWLRGMDNNLITQISFVVLIGLAAKNAVLIVEFAKHQEEEGHTPFEAAVEACRLRLRPIIMTSFAFILGVLPLARAVGPGYEMRRVLGTTVFSGMLGVTFFGLFLTPAFYVVLRKLSNRFWGGRAGLATSHVVPVGPTFARAETGHEELQAAR; translated from the coding sequence ATGAGGATCGCGCACTTCTTCATCGACCGGCCGATCTTCGCCACGGTGATCTCGATCGTCATCACCATCTTCGGGGCGATCTCGTACCTGGCGCTGCCGGCGGCCCAGTATCCCGACATCGTGCCCCCCACGATCGTGGTGCGGGCCAATTATCCGGGGGCCTCGCCGGAGGTGACCGCCGACACGGTGGCGACACCGATCGAGCAGGAGGTCAACGGCGTCGAGGACATGCTCTACATGTCGTCGCAGTGCACGGTGGACGGCCAGATGGAGCTGACCGTCACGTTCAAGCTGGGGACCGACCTCGACAACGCCCAGGTGCTCGTCCAGAATCGCGTGTCCTCGGCCGAGCCCCGCCTCCCCGAGGAGGTCCGCCGCCAGGGCGTCACGACCCTCAAGGCGTCGCCCGACATCCTGATGGTCATCCACCTCGTCTCGCCCGACCACCGCTACGACCAGCTCTACATGAGCAACTACGCGCTGATCCAGGTGCGCGACGCCCTGTCGCGGATCGACGGCGTGGGCAGCATCAACACGCCCGGCCTGCGCGAATACAGCATGCGCATCTGGCTCGACCCGGAACGACTGTCGCACCTGTCGCTGATCCCCTCCGACGTCGTGAAGGCGATGCAGGGGCAGAACCTGCAGGTCGCGTCCGGGGTGATCGGCCAGGCGCCGCAGGCGACGAAGGGCGATTTCCAGCTCACGGTCAAGACGCTGGGCCGGCTCATCGATCCCCAGCAGTTCTCGGACATCATCATCAAGACGGCCGAGGACGGCCGCGTGGTGCGGGTGGGCGACGTCGCCCGCATCGAGCTGGGCGCCCGCGACTACACCATCAACAGCTACGTCGACGGCGAGACCGGCGTCGGCATGGCCATCACCCAGCGGCCCGGCTCGAACGCCCTGGCGACGGCCGCGGCCCTGCAAGAGACGATCGACCGCCTCTCCAAGAACTTCCCCGAAGGCCTGGAGTACCGGATCGCCTACAACCCGACCGTCTTCGTCCGCGAGTCGATCGACTCGGTGATCCACACCCTTTACGAGGCCGCGGTGCTGGTGGTGATCGTGGTGCTGATCTTCCTGCAGAACTGGCGGGCCACGCTGATCCCCCTGATCGCCATCCCGGTGTCGCTCGTGGGGACGTTCGCCGCGATGTCGGCGTTCGGCTTCTCGCTGAACATGCTCTCGCTGTTCGGCCTGGTGCTGGCCATCGGCATCGTCGTCGACGACGCGATCGTCGTGGTCGAGAACGTCGAGCGCCACATCAAGGCCGGGCTGTCTCCACGCAATGCGGCCCACAAGGCGATGGACGAGGTCACCGCCGCGGTGATCGCCATCGCGGTCGGGCTCTCGGCGGTCTTCGTGCCGACGGCCTTCATCGCCGGGATCAGCGGCCAGTTCTATCGCCAGTTCGCGCTGACGATCGCGGTCTCGACGCTGATCTCGGCCTTCGTCTCGCTCACGCTCAGCCCCGCGCTGTGCGCGATCCTGCTCCAGCCGCACGGCGCCCGCAAGGACTGGTTCGGCCGGCTCTGGGACCTCGCCTTTGGCTGGTTCTTCCGCGGGTTCAACCGGGTGTTCGAAGGCGTCTCCAACCGTTACGCGAGGGTCGTCGGCTGGCTCCTGCGACGGCTGGCGATCCCACTTCTGATGTACGCGGTGCTGATCGGGCTGACGTGTTACGGCTTCCGGACGGTCCCGGCGGGGTTCATCCCGAGGCAGGACAAGGGCTACCTGATCACGGTCATCCAGCTACCCGACGGGGCCTCGCTGGCGCGGACCGACGCGATCGTCCGCCGGGCGAGCGAGATCATCCGCCGCAACCCGGTCGTCGGCCACACGGTCGAGTTCGTCGGCTACTCGGGGGCGGCCCGTTCCAACAACCCCAGCGCCGCGGTGATCTTCTTCGGCCCCCCGCTGCCGAACGAGCGGAAACATGCGCACGACCAGCCCAACATCCTGAACGAGCTGGTCAACGTGCAACGCGAGCTGATGGCGATCCCGGACGCCAACATCTTCGTCATCCCGGCGCCTCCGGTGCAGGGGCTGGGGACCTCGGGCGGGTTCAAATTCCTGATCCAGGACCGCGAAGGGCACGGGGCCCGCGCACTCCAGGAGGCGACGCAGGAGCTGATTGCGGCCGCCCGCAAGGAGCCCGCGTTGGCGGGCGTGTTCACGATCTACGGCGCCACCACGCCCCAGTTGTTCGCCGAGATCGATCGCGTGAAGGCGCAGATGCTCGACGTGCCGTTGACGAACATCTTCGACACGTTGCAGGTGAACCTCGGGTCGGCGTACGTCAACGACTTCAACCTGTACGGCCGGACCTTCCAGGTGCGCACCCAGGCCGAGGAGTCGTTCCGCGACCAGGCCGAGGACATCAATCAGCTCAAGACCCGTAACGCCACCGGCGAGATGGTCCCCCTGGGCTCGACGGTCGACGTCCGCTGGGAGACGGGCCCCGATCGCGTGGTGCGGTACAACATGTATCCGGCCGCCGAGGTCCAGGGCGACACGGCTCCCGGGTACAGCTCGGGCCAGGCCATCCAGACGATCGAGCGCCTGGCCCGGGAGGTCCTGCCGCAAGGCATGTCGATCGAGTGGACGGACATCGCCTATCAGGAACAGTTGGCGGGGAACTCGGCGCTGTACATCTTCCCGCTCTGCGTGCTGTTCGTCTTCCTGGTCCACTCGGCCGAGTACGAGAGCTGGACGCTGCCGCTGGCCATCATCCTGATCGCCCCGGTCTGCCTGCCGTTCGCGCTGGGGGGCGTGTGGCTTCGCGGCATGGACAACAACCTGATCACGCAGATCAGCTTCGTCGTCCTCATCGGCCTGGCGGCGAAGAACGCGGTGCTGATCGTGGAGTTCGCCAAGCACCAGGAGGAGGAAGGCCACACCCCCTTCGAGGCGGCCGTCGAGGCCTGCCGGCTGCGGCTGAGACCGATCATCATGACGTCGTTCGCGTTCATCCTAGGCGTCTTGCCGCTCGCGCGGGCGGTCGGTCCGGGATATGAGATGCGGCGCGTCCTGGGGACGACGGTCTTCAGCGGGATGCTCGGCGTCACGTTCTTCGGGCTCTTCCTCACTCCGGCGTTCTACGTCGTCCTGAGGAAGCTGTCGAACCGGTTCTGGGGCGGTCGAGCCGGCCTCGCGACGAGCCACGTCGTCCCGGTCGGGCCGACGTTTGCGAGGGCGGAAACTGGCCATGAAGAACTCCAGGCAGCTCGATAA